The DNA segment GCTGGCCGGCACCACCGCGGCCGTCGACTTCCTGGCCGGCCTGGTCCCCGGCACCGGCGACCGGCGTTCCCGGCTGGTCACCAGCATGACGGCGTTGGAGGCGTACGAGGAGTCGCTGCGCGCGCGGCTGGAAGCGGGGTTGTCGGGTCTGGTGACCATGCACAGCCGAGCCGCACGCCGCACGCCGACGCTGCTCTTTTCCGTGCCCGGCGTGCCGGGACAGGTCGTCTACGCCGAGCTGGGCAAGCGCGGCGTGAACGCGCCGGCCGGCACCTTCTACGCGATCGAGTGCTCGCGTGCGCTCGGCCTCGGCGACACCGGTGGCGTACGCGCCGGCCTCGCGCCGTACAACGACATCTCCGACGTCGACCGCCTGGTGGCCGCCGTCGCCGACATCGCCGGCTGAACTACCCGCTACGGCGCGAAACTGTCGTACCCCCCTGCCAATCTGGGCCCCCACCCAGATCGGGTGGGGGGTGGGTTCGCGTGGCAACTTACATACATAGAAAGTTGATCTTGGCCGCGGCGGCCACGCCCCGGGACAATCGGAATCCGATTGTCCTGGCGCACGCATGGCCACCATGCGTGCGTCGAACGCAAGCATGGTGGCCTTGCGTGCACTCCGACGGTTACCGCGACCACCATCCCGACTGTCAGAAAGTTTCGTCACCCGGAGGACTTGCGCACCTCTGCTTCAATGGCCGGTGCGGACCCTGACGGCAGTTGGGAGCAAAAGTGACGTACTACGACGTACACCCGGAACCGGTGATCGGCGCGGGCAACAACACCGCCGCGACCTCCTCCGACTGGGACTCCTGGGCCCATCGGACCGAGACGGCGCTGCGGTCGGTGGCCAGCGGCGCCGGCGACTCGACCGTCGGCGGCGCCTTCGAGAGCTACCTGTCCTCGTGGAACCCGACGCTCAAGGGGATCGCCAAGCAGGCCGAGGCACAGGGCGTCAACGCGACCTCCGCGGCGAACGTGGTGGTCGGCGCGGACGGCCAGTCGACGTACGTGCTCAACCAGCCGCTGCAGCAGGGTACGCAGCTCAACTCGGTCCTCAACCGGCCGATCACCGGGGAGTGACGCGATGCAGCCGTTCGACAAGCACACCGCCAATGTCGGCCAGCTGGAGTCGTGTGGGACGCAGCTGATCAGCTCGTCGGCGCAGGCGATCCTCAACGGCACGGCGACCCGTACGGCGTACCAGCCGGCGATCGCCAACTGGAACGGCATGTGCGCGCCGGAGCTGCAGGCGGCGCAGACTCCGGTGCAGAACAGCTCGCAGCAGGCGCAGTCGGCGCTCGCCTGGGGTGCGGTCGTCACGCAGTACTGGGCCACCCAGGTCCGTGAGTTCAACGCCGAGGTCGACCGGATCACCAGCGGCCTGAACGGCCAGGGCCCCAACTACGGCGCGACCGGTACGGACGGCAAGCCACCGACCGCCGACCAGATCAACACCGCCAAGAACACCGCGACCGCGGCCGCCAAGCAGAAGTGGTGGACCGCGTACAACTCCTACATCGTCGACGGCGGCAGCAAGGCCTCCTCGATGCTGAAGCAGGGCCCGACCGACGCCAACGTGGCCGAGGCGCAGCGGGTCGGCGCGCTGCCAGGCATGGAGTTCGCGCCGTGGAACTACTGGCTGGCCGGTCTCAAGGGCTTCTACACGCCAGGCGCCGGGATGCTCGCCGTGCCGTGGTGGATCGGCACGTCGATGCGGCCGATCGGCCCGGTGACCAGCTGGTTCACCAAGGTGCAGTTCGGCCGGTTCGCGCCGCGTGGACCGGATGGCCGGTTCATCCCGGTCAACAGCGCCGGCTTCTGGGCTCCGGCCAAGGGTGACAACTGGATCGCCAAGCCAAACCTGGCCGGTACGCGTGGCGCCTGGGTCACCGGCGCGAAGTGGGCCGGCCGGGCCGGCAACGTACTCGCCGTCGGCACCTCCGCACTCGACCAGTGGTCACGCGACTCGGGGCGTACGGACCTGTCCGGCACCGAGAAGGTCGGCCGCGCGGCCACCCGTGGCGCCATCGGCGGCGGTGGCGCCATCGCCGGCGCCTGGGCCGGCGCGCAGGGTGGCGCGGCCATCGGCACGGTCATCGGCGGCCCGGTCGGTACGGTCGTCGGCGGTTTCGTCGGCGGCGTGGTCGGCGGCCTCATCGGCGGCGGCGTCGGCAACGCGGTCGCCGACCACGTGGTCGCACCGGTCGGCCACGCGATCGGCAAGGGCCTGGATGCGATCGGCCACGGCGCGAAGAAGCTCTGGGACTCGATCTTCTAGGGTCTGTCTCCAGATTCCGAGGGATGAGAGTCGAGATCCAAACGCCGCCTGGCGGTTTCGCCGTGCCGCCAGTCGAGGCTTGAGCTCGGCTGTCGCCGCGGAATCTGGAGACAGACCCCAATACCCGCTACGGCGCGAAACTGTCGTACCCCCCTGCCAATCTGGGCCCCCACCCAAAACGGGCGGGGGGTGGGTTCGCGTGGCAACTTACATACATACAAAGTCGATCTTGCTCCGCGCGGCCACGCACGCATGGTGGCCATGCGACCCCCGGACGCACGCATGGTGGCCATGCGACCCCCGGACGCACGCATGGGGGCCATGCGGCCACCGGCCTGCGGGCGGCCGCGGCGTACGTCCAGCGGCCGACTACGGCACCAGGACCGCGGCGCCGGTCACGCGGCCGGCGGACAGGTCGGCCAGCGCGACATCGGCGGCAGCCAGCGGCCGTACGTCCACCGTCGGCGCCACCCCGACCGCCGCCGCCAGCCGCAGAAACTCCTCGCCATCCGCCCGCGTGTTGGCGGTGACACTCCTGACCTGCTTTTCCTCGAATAACTCGGCTTCATAGTTCAGCGATGGAATGTCGGTCAGATAAATGCCGGCGATCGCGACCGTCCCGCCGGGGTCCAGCGCCCGCAGCGCGAGCGGCACCAACTCCCCCGCTGGCGCGAAAATCACCGCGGAGTCCAACGGCTCCGGCGGTCCGTCCTCGGCGGGCCCGGCCGAGGCCGCGCCGAGCGACAACGCCAGCCGCCGCGCCGATGACGACCGCGTCAGCACGTGTACGCGCGCGCCTTCGACGACCGCCAACTGCGCGACAAGATGAGCGGAGGCACCAAAACCGTAGATGCCGAGCCGTCCGCCAGGCGGCAGCAGCGCGCGCCGGTACGCGCGATAACCGACGATTCCGGCGCACAGCAATGGCGCCGCCCGCATCGCCGGCAACTCCGCCGGAATGCGATACGCGTACGCCTCGTCGACGACCGCCGCCTCGGCATAGCCGCCATCGGCGTCCCAGCCGGTGAAAACCGCCGACCGGCACAGGTTTTCTCGCCCAGTACGGCAAAACCGGCAGGCTCCGCAGGTGCCGCGCAACCAGGCGATGCCGATCCGGTCACCGATCGCGAACCGCCGCGCCGCCGCGCCGACCGCGTCGACAATGCCGACGACCTCGTGTCCCGGCACGGTCCGCGGCCGGCGCGGCGGCAGGTCGCCGTCGGCCAGGTGCAGATCCGTGCGGCACACACCGCACGCCTCGACGCGTATGCGAACCTCGTTCGCCTCTGGCTCCGGCGGCTGCCGATCGACGCGCCGCAGCGAGCCGGCACCGGGTTGGTCCACGATCCACGCGAGCATGCACCGAAATTACCGATCCTGGTGCGCGAAGGTCCACAGTCGCAGCAGGAAAAACCGGCCGATGGTGGCGACCAGCGACGACAACAGCATGACCAGCACGTCGTCCAGCGGCGTCGGCGACGGAACGAAAAGCCGCAGCAGCAACAAAGCCGACGACGTGAAACCGAAGTAGAGCGCGAAAATGATCGCGCCGCCGAGCTGCGCGCGGCCGTACGAGGTGATCGGCCGGCGCGCCTCGGACAGGAACGTCCACCGCCGGTTGGCCTCGGTGTTCAACGCCGTCGTGAGGATCTGCGCGGCCAGGTTGGCCACCACGATCGGCCACCAGATCCGCAGGACCGAATAGGTGAACGCGGTGAAACCGGTGGAAACGATGCCGATCGCGGAGAACCGGACGACCTGCCGCACGAACTCCTCGTGCCGGCCAAACAGCCGCCGCAGACCGACCACCGCGCCACCTCTCGCCTCGTCGCGTACAGGTATCCCTCGGAAACCTATGCGACAGCTGTGTACGCGCCGAGGCGAACGGGAAAAGTTTCAGGTCACAACTCCGTACGGCCCGATGCCGGACTCGATCGCGTCGAACGCTCGGTCGATGAGGCGCAGGTAATCCGGCGCGACCTCGTCGACCGTACGACCGGAACGGATCCAGCGGATCGCCGCGCGGTGCAGCAGCCGATACATGGCGACCAGCTCGGCGGCAAGGATCAGCGGTGCCGGGTCGTCGTCGGCAGCGCCGGTCTCCTCGGCGATGAGCCGCGCGAGCAGGCTCTGCCATTCGTCGGCCGCCTCGCGTACGCGCGCTTTCAGCGCCGGACTCGCCGAGACCAGGTTCCAGAAATGCGGACCGCCGGGGATCAGGCCGGTCAGCGGATGCCGCGCCTCGGCCAACTCGGTGATCAGCCGGCGCGCGGCCGCGGCGATCGACTCGCCGGGCCGCCGGTCACGGATAGCTCTCGTGCTCAGCTCATAGCCGTCTTCGATGCGGTCGAAGAAGATGTCCTCCTTACGCGGAAAGTAGTTGAAGACGGTCATCCGGGACACACCGGCGTGCTCGGCGATCTCTGTCACCGTGACGTTGTCGAAGCCGTTGACCACGAACAACGCCATGGCGGAGTCGGCGATGTGCTGGCGCGTCTCGCGCTTTCGCTGTTCCCGCCGACCCAGTTGCGCCTCCATGCCGTCACACTATAGACAATGAACTTATACTCAGTACAAGATTGACTCACCACATAGAGAGAGGAACCCCGATGTCATTCGATGTCGTCATCTCCGGCGGCGGTCCGGTCGGACTGCTGCTGGCCATAGAACTGCGGCTCAACGGCCTGGCACCGGTCGTAATCGAGCGGCTCACCGAGCCCGACCAGACGATCAAGGCCGGAGCCCTGCACGCGATCACCGGCGAGGCACTGGTCCGCCGCGGCCTGCGCGACCAGCTCGCCGCCGCTCAGCTGACCAGCATCAAGCAGATGCTGCGAATGTTCAGCGGCGACGATGAGGACATGAGCGACGCCGAGGCCGAGGCAGCGATGCGGAAGTTCGCCGGCAAGGCGCCGATGGGCCATTTCGCCGGCGTTTTCAAGCTCGACGGGTCGCGGCTGGCAAACGTCGGCATCCCGGAAAGCGGCTCGCCGCCGCTGATCATGGTGCCGCAGCCACTGCTGGAGGCCGCCCTGGTCGAGCGTGCCGTCGCGCTCGGCGTGGAGTTGCGCCGCGGTCACAATCTGACCGGTCTGGTGCAGGACGACGACGGCGTGACGGTCACGGTCGACGGGCCGGACGGCGCGTACGAGCTGCGTGCCGGCTATCTGGTCGGTTGCGACGGCGGCCGCAGCACCGTACGCAAGCTCACCGGCTTTGACTTCCCCGGCACCGACCCGGCGATCACCGGTCATCAGGCGCTCGCGGTGCTTGCCGACCCGGAGAAGCTTCCGCGCGGCTGGAACCGTACGCCGACCGGCATGCTGGTCTATGGGCCGATGCCGGAGCGCGTGCTGACGGTCGAGTTCGACGGGCCGCCGGCCGACCGCGACGGCGCGGTGACCGTCGAGGAGCTGCAGGCGAGCCTGCGGCACGTCAGCGGCACCGACGTGACCGTCAAGGAGATCATCTCGGCCACCCGGTTCACCGACAACGCTCGCGCCGCGAGCAGCTATCGCAACAATCGCGTGTTGCTGGCCGGCGACGCGGCGCACGTCCACTCGCCGTTCGGCGGCCAGGGCCTGACGCTCGGTCTCGGCGACGCGCTCAACCTCGGCTGGAAGCTGGCCGCGGTCGTACGCGGACAGGCCGGCGACGACCTGCTCGACACGTACACGGCCGAGCGGCATCCGGTGGCGCTCCGCGTGCTCGCCAACACGCGCGCACAGATCGCGCTGATGGCGCCTGGCGACCACACGACGGCGCTGCGCGACCTGTTCATCGAGCTGATGGACCTCGACGATGTCAACCAGTACCTGCTGGAGATGGTCGGCGGATTCGGCATCCGCTATGACGTAGGCGACGACCACTCGCGCGCCGGTCGCTTCTTCTTCGACATCGCGCTGACCGTCGACGGATCACACGTACGGTTTGCCGACTTCTGCCAGGACGGCCAGGCGGTGTTGCTCGACCTGGCCGACTCGGCGGACGTACGCGCCGCGGCCGCCGGCTGGCCCTCGGTGCGGGTCGTCAGGGCCACCACCGACGAGCTGCCGGACCTCGCGGCGGTGCTCGTACGGCCGGACGGTTACGTCGCGTGGGCGCTCGCCCCGGGCGTGGCCTTCGACGCGTCGACGCTGACCGCTGCGCTGACCCGCTGGCTCGGTGCGGCCGCCGTTCACCAACCGGCCTGATCGACCGCAACGCCTCGTTACCGGCGCCGGATGCCGGTAACGAGGCGTTGCGGCGTCGTGGCGCGGGTCACGCGCGGCTTGAGGTTGACGTGACGTCAACATCTACCGTACTCGTGGGGCCGGAAAGTCCGGCCGGCCGAGGAGCGCGTGATGAGCTGGTCGATCGCCGAGGTGGCGCGGATGTCCCGTGTGACATCGCGGACGCTGCGGCACTACGACAGCATCGGCCTGCTGCGACCCGCGCGCGTCGGCACCAACGGATATCGCTACTACGAGCAGGAACAGTTGTTGCGGCTGCAGCACGTCCTGCTGTTGCGCGAGCTGGGTCTGGACCTCGACTCGATCGGCCGGATCCTCGACGGTGAGGACGACGAGCTGGCCGCGCTGCGCCGGCATTACGGCTGGTTGCAGGCGGAGCGCGAGCGGCTCGGCGAGGTGGCGCGCACGGTCGAGCAGACCATCCGGAAACTGGAAGGAGGTGAGGACATGGCAGCCGAGCAGATGTGGCACGGCTTCGACCCACACTCGGCGAAGGCACGCGAGCTGGCAGAGGAGGCCGAGCGGCGGTGGGGACCCGCGGTCGCCACGGCCAACCGTGAGGTGATGCGGTGGTCGAAGGAGAAGTGGCAGGAGGTCCAGGCCACCTACGGCGACACCAACGAGCGGATCGCCGCGCTGATGGACGCCGGGATCGCCGCCGACGACCCGCGCGTCATCGAGGCGGTCGACGCGCACTATCGGTGGTTGCTCAACTTCTGGACGCCCAACCAGGAGTCGTACGCCGGTCTCGGTGACGTTTACGCCGACGATCCGCGGTTCGCGGAGCAGCTCGACGCGGTCCGGCCGGGTTTCGCCGAGTTCATGCGGCACGCCATGGCGGCGTACGCGTTGGCGCGGCTCTAGGCGGCCAGCAGGCTGGCGAGATCGTCGTGGAGGGCCTTCGGCTGGTCCTCGGCGATGAAATGGCCGCAGGGGTAGGTGGCCGTCCGCAGGTCGACCGCCCACCGGCGCCAAATTTCCGCCGGATCAAAGGGAAGCGGCAGGTCGCCGGGGTCCTGCCAGCCGGCCAGCACCGGCATCGCCAGCCGCTTTCCGCGATCCTGCTCGTCATGCCGCGGATCGACGAACGCGCCGGCTCGGTAGTCGGCGCAGATCGCCGCGATGGATTTCCCGCTGGCGCGCAGATATTCCGCGCGTACGTCCGGCGGCAGCTCGCTTTGCTGCCAGATGTCGAGGAAATGGCCGAAAAACAGGTCAGGGTCGGCGGCGATGAGCCGCTCGGGAAAGTCCGCCGGCTGAGCGAGAAACGGCAGATGCGCGGCGAAAACCGTGCCGACGCCGTGCAACGCGCTCCACATGTCGGCCTGTGGGATGACGTCGAGAACGGCGAGATGCGTGACCCTCTCCGGATGGTCGAGGCTGAGCCGAAACGCGACCAACGCACCGCGGTCGTGGCCGACCACCGCGAACGTCTCGTGTCCGAGCTGGTCCATGGCACGCACCAGAACATCGGCCATCGCCCGCTTCGACCCGTCACCGGTCGCCGCCGAACCGCCGTATCCAGGCAGGTCGGCGCAGACCACCGTACGCTCACCGGCCAACAACGGCGCCAACTCACGCCAGGCCAGATGCGTCTGCGGAAACCCGTGCAGCAACAACACCGGCGGCCCGGCGCCGCCGACCGCCACCCGAACGTCGCCGACGAGCCGACCGTCGAACCCACTGATCGTCGTCCCCATACCCGCGATGCTCGCACCGAGGTGTGACAGTTTCGCACCGTTGCGAATGCTCACGATCACCACCTGCGCCCCGAAACTGTCGTACGCAGGTGCTGGAATGGCCCCCACCCAGTCACGGGTGGGGGGTGGGTTTGAGGCCTTTCACCTGGCTCGAAAATGTTCGTGGGTGTGCCTCTCGACCCACCCCCCACCCGACCACTGGGTGGGGGCAATTTTTCGGGGAGGGTACGACAGTTTCGCGCCGGACCCGCCGTCGTGGCGCCGCCGGACGCACGCATGGTGGCCTTGCGTGCGACCAACTTGAGTTTTGACCTGTTTGGCTCTGGCGGTGTTTGGGGCTGTGTCTGTTTTGCGGTTGTTGAGTGGAGTGCGTCGGGTGTTGGGTGATCCTGGTGGGCGGCCTGGTCGGGTCGAGTGGTTTGGTGCCCTGACTGGGAGAGTGATTTTGGGCCGGAGGTAGGCAAACGCGCGTCGGACCTGGGCGGGAGTCTGTGAGCATCCAGCGGCGGCTAGGGCGGTGCTGGTGTGACTGCTGTGGCCAACCATGCAGGTGAGATGACCTGACCGGATAATACTTGGTTAACAAGATATCAAACCCGGGCAATTGGCACCGCCGGATATTGAGCCCGGCCCGGTAAGCAGCCACAACAGCATTACTCGCCTCAGCAGCCACACCCACCACGGGGCTGGCGGTCACGCAGGCGTGAAAGCCGTGTTTCGTGCATCTAGCGCCAGTAACTCGACATTCATCCCTCCAGCAAACCTCACGAGACAGACATTTAGCGTTACACGCGTCTGTGGATCCCATGTAGTGGACCCTTTCGCCACCTACCGGGACGCCATGACACCTTCCGAGCCGGTCCGCGCAGCCGATGGCCGGAAGGACATCACCCGGTCGCTGCGCTGCCCGACGATGACCAGGATGGGCAGCTCTGGGAGCGGGTAGGCCAGCCGGGGGGCCCAGCCGTCGGGCGCCCAGTGGCGCGGAACCAGTCACCAACCCAGACGTCAAAACTCAAGACCAACGCACGCATGGTGGCCATGCGGCCCGGCCAACGCGGGCCACGCGGGCGCAGGACCTCAGCGGGTGAGGTCGCGGATCAGGCGCTCCTCCTCGACACGCCAGAAGCCGTGCTCCTTGCCGTCCAGCAGCACCACCGGCACCCGGTCGCCGTACTCCGCGCGCAGCTCGTCGTCGCTGTCGACGTCGACGGCCTGCCAGCGTACGCCGGTGTGCGCGGCGACCCGCGCCATCGCCTCCTCGGCGTCCGAGCACAGGTGGCAGCCTTCGCGCGTCATCAGCGTGACCTCGTGATCCACGGGGTCAATTGTCGCGCAGCCGCGCCTTGGCCACCTTGCCGGTCGCCGAATGCGGCAGCGTCGAGACGAAGTCGACGGCG comes from the Fodinicola acaciae genome and includes:
- a CDS encoding zinc-dependent alcohol dehydrogenase family protein, whose protein sequence is MLAWIVDQPGAGSLRRVDRQPPEPEANEVRIRVEACGVCRTDLHLADGDLPPRRPRTVPGHEVVGIVDAVGAAARRFAIGDRIGIAWLRGTCGACRFCRTGRENLCRSAVFTGWDADGGYAEAAVVDEAYAYRIPAELPAMRAAPLLCAGIVGYRAYRRALLPPGGRLGIYGFGASAHLVAQLAVVEGARVHVLTRSSSARRLALSLGAASAGPAEDGPPEPLDSAVIFAPAGELVPLALRALDPGGTVAIAGIYLTDIPSLNYEAELFEEKQVRSVTANTRADGEEFLRLAAAVGVAPTVDVRPLAAADVALADLSAGRVTGAAVLVP
- a CDS encoding GtrA family protein, producing MVGLRRLFGRHEEFVRQVVRFSAIGIVSTGFTAFTYSVLRIWWPIVVANLAAQILTTALNTEANRRWTFLSEARRPITSYGRAQLGGAIIFALYFGFTSSALLLLRLFVPSPTPLDDVLVMLLSSLVATIGRFFLLRLWTFAHQDR
- a CDS encoding TetR/AcrR family transcriptional regulator yields the protein MEAQLGRREQRKRETRQHIADSAMALFVVNGFDNVTVTEIAEHAGVSRMTVFNYFPRKEDIFFDRIEDGYELSTRAIRDRRPGESIAAAARRLITELAEARHPLTGLIPGGPHFWNLVSASPALKARVREAADEWQSLLARLIAEETGAADDDPAPLILAAELVAMYRLLHRAAIRWIRSGRTVDEVAPDYLRLIDRAFDAIESGIGPYGVVT
- a CDS encoding FAD-dependent monooxygenase, with amino-acid sequence MSFDVVISGGGPVGLLLAIELRLNGLAPVVIERLTEPDQTIKAGALHAITGEALVRRGLRDQLAAAQLTSIKQMLRMFSGDDEDMSDAEAEAAMRKFAGKAPMGHFAGVFKLDGSRLANVGIPESGSPPLIMVPQPLLEAALVERAVALGVELRRGHNLTGLVQDDDGVTVTVDGPDGAYELRAGYLVGCDGGRSTVRKLTGFDFPGTDPAITGHQALAVLADPEKLPRGWNRTPTGMLVYGPMPERVLTVEFDGPPADRDGAVTVEELQASLRHVSGTDVTVKEIISATRFTDNARAASSYRNNRVLLAGDAAHVHSPFGGQGLTLGLGDALNLGWKLAAVVRGQAGDDLLDTYTAERHPVALRVLANTRAQIALMAPGDHTTALRDLFIELMDLDDVNQYLLEMVGGFGIRYDVGDDHSRAGRFFFDIALTVDGSHVRFADFCQDGQAVLLDLADSADVRAAAAGWPSVRVVRATTDELPDLAAVLVRPDGYVAWALAPGVAFDASTLTAALTRWLGAAAVHQPA
- a CDS encoding MerR family transcriptional regulator translates to MSWSIAEVARMSRVTSRTLRHYDSIGLLRPARVGTNGYRYYEQEQLLRLQHVLLLRELGLDLDSIGRILDGEDDELAALRRHYGWLQAERERLGEVARTVEQTIRKLEGGEDMAAEQMWHGFDPHSAKARELAEEAERRWGPAVATANREVMRWSKEKWQEVQATYGDTNERIAALMDAGIAADDPRVIEAVDAHYRWLLNFWTPNQESYAGLGDVYADDPRFAEQLDAVRPGFAEFMRHAMAAYALARL
- a CDS encoding alpha/beta fold hydrolase, with protein sequence MSIRNGAKLSHLGASIAGMGTTISGFDGRLVGDVRVAVGGAGPPVLLLHGFPQTHLAWRELAPLLAGERTVVCADLPGYGGSAATGDGSKRAMADVLVRAMDQLGHETFAVVGHDRGALVAFRLSLDHPERVTHLAVLDVIPQADMWSALHGVGTVFAAHLPFLAQPADFPERLIAADPDLFFGHFLDIWQQSELPPDVRAEYLRASGKSIAAICADYRAGAFVDPRHDEQDRGKRLAMPVLAGWQDPGDLPLPFDPAEIWRRWAVDLRTATYPCGHFIAEDQPKALHDDLASLLAA
- a CDS encoding glutaredoxin family protein; protein product: MTREGCHLCSDAEEAMARVAAHTGVRWQAVDVDSDDELRAEYGDRVPVVLLDGKEHGFWRVEEERLIRDLTR